The following proteins are co-located in the Ailuropoda melanoleuca isolate Jingjing chromosome 13, ASM200744v2, whole genome shotgun sequence genome:
- the CBX2 gene encoding chromobox protein homolog 2, which produces MPKLPAATQPDGAPGSRTSPGQATPRRFRIDSKSRSGHNSWEPEENILDPRLLLAFQKKEHEKEVQNRKRGKRPRGRPRKHTTVSCGRRSTLKEPDAPPKSSTSSSSSTSSSASSDEEDDSDLDAKRGPRGRETHPVPQKKAQILVAKPELKDPIRKKRGRKPLPPEQKVARRPVSLAKVLKTARKDLGVPASKLPPPLSAPVAGLAALKAHAKEACGGPSAMATPENLASLMKGMAGSPSRGGISWQSSIVHYMNRMSQSQAQAASRLALKAQTAGKCGLGLDLKVRTQKGELGISSPGSKVSKAPSSGAVEQKGGSAGGPPYVHSSSKGPAGCLGPQPAPTQELSLQVLDLQSVKNGTAGVGVAARHATASKVVPVTSPATGKSAGGGPTGGSGAMMLSDTSKSEKLPSRLAALSSSAGKRDCLRGSAAPGGQEGHAAPGEVPKTGLPAELSPGEESSSDSDPGSASPPGAVQNPSVSVQTSQDWKPTRSLIEHVFVTDVTANLITVTVKESPTSVGFFNLRHY; this is translated from the exons ACACAACAGCTGGGAGCCAGAGGAAAATATCCTGGACCCAAGGCTGCTCCTGGCCTTCCAGAAGAA GGAACACGAGAAGGAGGTGCAGAACCGGAAGAGAGGCAAGAGGCCCAGGGGCAGGCCAAGGAAGCACACCACGGTGTCCTGTGGCCGGCGCTCCACGCTAAAG GAACCCGACGCTCCCCCCAAATCCAGCACGTCCTCTTCATCCTCTACGTCTTCCTCCGCCTCGTCCGACGAAGAGGATGACAGTGATTTAGATGCCAAGAGGGGCCCCCGGGGCCGCGAGACCCACCCAGTGCCTCAGAAGAAGGCCCAGATCTTGGTGGCCAAACCCGAATTGAAGGATCCCATCCGGAAGAAGCGAGGCCGCAAGCCCCTGCCCCCGGAGCAGAAGGTGGCGCGGAGACCCGTGAGCCTCGCCAAGGTGCTGAAGACCGCCCGGAAGGACCTGGGGGTGCCGGCCAGCAAGCTGCCCCCTCCGCTCAGTGCCCCTGTGGCGGGCCTGGCCGCCCTGAAGGCCCACGCCAAGGAGGCCTGCGGTGGCCCCAGTGCCATGGCCACCCCGGAGAACCTGGCCAGCCTGATGAAGGGCATGGCTGGCAGCCCCAGCCGGGGCGGCATCAGCTGGCAGAGCTCCATCGTGCACTACATGAACCGAATGAGCCAAAGCCAGGCCCAGGCTGCCAGCAGACTGGCCCTCAAGGCCCAGACTGCCGGCAAGTGCGGCCTCGGGCTGGACCTCAAGGTGAGGACACAGAAGGGGGAGCTGGGGATCAGCTCCCCGGGAAGCAAGGTCTCAAAGGCCCCCAGCAGTGGGGCTGTGGAGCAGAAAGGGGGGAGTGCAGGGGGGCCCCCCTATGTCCACAGTAGTAGTAAGGGCCCTGCCGGGTGCCTgggcccccagcctgcccccacgCAGGAGCTGAGCCTCCAGGTCTTGGACTTGCAGAGTGTTAAGAACGGCACCGCAGGGGTGGGCGTGGCTGCCCGCCATGCCACAGCCAGCAAGGTTGTCCCTGTCACCAGTCCAGCCACGGGAAAGAGCGCCGGGGGCGGCCCCACGGGGGGGAGTGGGGCCATGATGCTCTCCGACACCAGCAAGAGTGAGAAGCTGCCTTCCAGGCTGGCAGCTCTGTCCTCCTCTGCAGGCAAAAGGGACTGTCTCAGGGGCAGCGCAGCCCCCGGCGGGCAGGAGGGCCACGCGGCCCCCGGGGAAGTACCCAAGACAGGCTTGCCGGCAGAGCTGAGCCCCGGAGAGGAGAGCAGCTCCGACTCAGATCCTGGCTCAGCCTCGCCACCCGGCGCCGTACAAAACCCATCCGTGTCTGTCCAGACCAGCCAGGACTGGAAGCCCACCCGTAGCCTCATTGAGCATGTCTTTGTCACCGATGTCACTGCCAACCTCATCACGGTCACGGTGAAGGAGTCCCCCACCAGCGTGGGCTTCTTCAACCTTAGACATTACTGA
- the CBX8 gene encoding chromobox protein homolog 8, whose amino-acid sequence MELSAVGERVFAAEALLKRRIRKGRMEYLVKWKGWSQKYSTWEPEENILDARLLAAFEEREREMELYGPKKRGPKPKTFLLKAQAKAKAKTYEFRSDSARGIRIPYPGRSPQDLASTSRAREGLRNVALSPPGGSSSTSSTCRAEPPRDRDRERERERERERERERERERERGASRTDDKPSSPGDSSKKRGPKPRKELLDPSQRPLGEASDGLGDYLKGRKLDEAPSGAGKFPAGHSVIQLARRQDSDLAQCGVASPSPAEATGKLAVDTFPARVIKHRATFLEARGQGTLDPGGPRVRHGSGTPGSVGGLYRDMGAQGGRPSLIARIPVARILGDPEEESWSPSLTNLEKVVVTDVTSNFLTVTIKESNTDQGFFKEKR is encoded by the exons ATGGAGCTTTCAGCGGTGGGGGAGCGGGTGTTCGCGGCCGAAGCCCTCCTGAAGCGGCGCATACGGAAA GGACGCATGGAATACCTCGTGAAATGGAAGGGCTGGTCGCAGAA GTACAGCACATGGGAACCCGAAGAAAACATCCTGGATGCTCGCCTGCTCGCAGCCTTTGAGGAAAG GGAACGGGAGATGGAGCTCTATGGCCCCAAAAAGCGAGGACCCAAACCCAAAACCTTCCTCCTCAAG GCCCAGGCCAAGGCAAAAGCCAAAACCTACGAGTTCCGAAGTGACTCGGCCCGGGGCATCCGGATCCCCTACCCTGGACGCTCCCCCCAGGACCTGGCTTCTACTTCCCGAGCCCGTGAGGGCCTTCGGAACGTGGCTCTGTCCCCGCCGGGAGGCAGCAGCAGCACTAGCAGCACCTGCCGAGCGGAGCCCCCTCGGGACCGGGACCGAGAGCGGGAGAGGGAGCGCGAGCGGGAGCGAGAACGAGAGCGGGAGCGCGAGCGGGAGCGGGGTGCCAGCCGCACGGACGACAAACCCAGCTCACCCGGAGACAGCTCCAAGAAGCGAGGCCCCAAGCCCCGGAAGGAGCTCCTGGACCCCTCACAGAGGCCCTTGGGAGAAGCCAGTGATGGCCTCGGAGATTACCTCAAGGGCAGGAAGCTGGACGAGGCCCCTTCTGGGGCAGGAAAGTTCCCAGCTGGCCACAGCGTGATCCAGCTGGCCCGGAGGCAGGACTCGGACCTGGCCCAGTGCGGTgtggccagccccagccccgcgGAAGCCACAGGCAAGCTGGCCGTGGACACCTTTCCGGCCAGGGTCATAAAGCACAGGGCCACCTTCCtggaggccagaggccagggcaCCCTGGACCCAGGTGGCCCCCGGGTCCGACATggctcaggcacccctggctctGTGGGGGGCTTGTATCGGGACATGGGGGCCCAGGGGGGAAGGCCCTCCCTCATCGCCAGGATCCCAGTGGCCAGAATCCTGGGGGACCCAGAGGAAGAGTCCTGGAGTCCCTCTCTTACCAACCTGGAGAAGGTGGTGGTCACTGACGTGACCTCAAACTTTTTGACCGTCACCATTAAGGAAAGTAACACGGACCAAGgcttttttaaagagaaaagatga